In Methanophagales archaeon, the following proteins share a genomic window:
- a CDS encoding 30S ribosomal protein S17e: protein MGTIKPTYIKKLSRQLLQEIHAFTDDFERNKKIVEEYTNIKSKEVRNRVAGYITHKKKGEMKC from the coding sequence GTGGGTACGATTAAGCCAACATATATAAAGAAGTTATCAAGGCAATTATTGCAGGAGATACACGCATTTACCGACGATTTCGAGCGAAATAAGAAGATAGTGGAGGAATACACGAATATAAAGAGTAAAGAGGTGCGAAATAGAGTAGCAGGATATATAACACATAAGAAGAAAGGTGAGATGAAATGTTAA